The genomic interval aaaatgaagacatacaatacagcaatcagctatggttcttcatcatcagtcaaactgtcattaaatttaattcataaatggcttggtgtagagtacttaccgttgtatcatctccagcgtggtggatgctgactcctgatactccagattgaagacataatatgacttaaaaaagacagcaaggacgctggcaaagtcatgtagttgctcaggttcgaaaaataccttctcctccatactgaccatccaccgggttgcagacatcaagctatttcctaaaatagacaaacccttgtcaggctaacgctagtgagtaaaagtacagactaccataactattacatacattgctacaaaaaattatagtgatagaaaatattcctcttaccaagcatgattacccttggtgttgtaggtaaggtcatttccatctcaacagacatcttggtggaagatacctttgaaacataaaaggaaaactcttaaatatgaattactggtagtaatttatatttaaagggccggttcacccagattacaacaggtttttgagaacctcacccggagactagactagactttaccctacatcctgctaccactctgaaacagcggatgtgaatgacagtttgtgaggctaaatgaatttttaaagcattacattccacaaatacagtatctgaatggctaagtacaatatgggttaacaaaatgtttgtaatttgggtgaattgatccctttaacaaattaattgaacaattctgatttaagatgtgtgttttaagttaagagtcgatataaaattacatcaaccaagatgaagattgagtcctcttttctttgaaatgttttcttttctctgacggaagtaggacattgctctattccacaacgaaaccgataattagctgtgtgttgatgtttcttcacatgagtacaaaattctctaaattctgaagtacaaatgctgcagaatttacacctgtacatagttgcacctgttagtactgacttaactttaaatttgcaagagcatggtttaaacaggtgaacagtccttatatggaaccagggttggaaattaacttttttgtccacctgccactgtggctgaaccaactcaaaaataacagaaaccacttgaatgttttccacctttgtcctcatttacagactcttatacactatgttggagatgtaatgatactttagcaggctaactagctgtagcaagctcaaagttatagattaggttagctgctcctctacatttccagattattttgtggcttcaaatatgtttgaagagctgtctctttacctgttgtcttgtcttttcaagagttgaaactatgttagcactcagcaggacaaaactgcacagccacttggaggaaaaagcttgggagttaaaaaagtcatctgacaaaaagaaaaaagaacaacgttagaattcatccttgttgacctagctaatctgcactcttaacatttgcaaggtcatggtttaaacaaatgaacagttagatgtatttttttaaaaaaggggggatcaattatcagttaacgttatattgttcgacaaaggatgtaacaacaatgctaacagacactcactgagcttatctcaacccaaagctagtcgccgaggaagatttagcggcaaaagccaagctaaaaccttcggtaaaattagcaccttagctaacgttaattccgaaccagctcaaaaaataacaccatcatatttttctatctttcacctcatgctaagttatagcattatagcatgatgctataagttcgttagctccatctaaaatatacattggcttcaaacagttttctaagtgtttttttacctgtcttgcgaagagctgaagcagtgtgagcccacagcgacagagctgcacttgcacttggacggaaaaagcttgagtttaaaacaaacgtcatcagaaaaagcgttggaagcgaagccacccttgatgacgtagctagataaactgcatattaatgttagctaggatgtgaaaaaacaaaatacatgctctctttctgccttaaaatatgttaaccactaaaggagtaaaaatacagaaacagagaaccacgatgaaacatctatgatgaccgttggaaatcaaatagaattcttacatggccagcgcaaagacattattagtacagtaccactactgtaatgtgtaaacagtaaattacaacttcaaaacatacagtaagttactgtaatgctatgtactatacccataatgcaatgcaaagtacagtaactaattgtaaagatgttttatgttagtttactgggcattttgcggtatttagctgtaaaaaatacagtaaaggctaacagtgcaagatattataaatacagtaccactactgcaatgtgtaaacagtaaattactgcaacttcaaaacatacagtaagttactgtaatactatgtcctttacccataatgcaatgcaaattacagtaactaattgtaaagatgttttatgttagttttactgggcattttgcggtatttagctgtagaaaatacagcaaaggctaacagtgtacaGCACTGCAAACAACCAGTAAGTTTTACTCCAAAGTAGAATCTGCACCCCATTTATGAAACTAAGCTaagtataaataataattaataatttgtaGATACTTTCTGTTTAGAAGTCAGGCTGTACTTTTTAGTCtagtagttttcttttttgatagAATGCCTTTCGcatttttcatcacaaaagTGATACAATTTTTATGatcataaattacatttaacttCACTGTTGCCTCTGTTTGATTAAGTTTGGACACATTGTTTCACATTACTGCTGTAATCAgtaatgtgaaattaaaatgtaaagtgtaTTTAgagcacaaaataaaagacGTGTAtttaaacaagtaaataaaaacaccaacttGAGAAATGTTGCCACTGGAACAGTTTTTCTACTCTCCTTCTCTTACCCTAAAAAAACTTAGCAAATACAAATAAGAACCTGCATAATAACTGAAAACAACACCCACCTTTTCAGTGTGTCTGATTTCCAAGCTTCTGACTTCACCCCAAAGCCAGAGATGGCCGTTGAATGACAGAAATTCCTCATCATGAAGTACGTCACCGTGCATCGCTATGCCTCCTGGTGTCCATTTGGTTCGCACCATGCAAACTTCCatgtcatcatttatttttgcacggCTCATTTCTGTAGGGAAATGTTGCCCCACTACAGGAAGAATGTCTTCCCAGGTAATTATGGGTTCAGTAGGGCAGCTGAGGAGCGGCCATTTGTTCACCGGCGAACCATAACCACAGTCAGTCAGTCACACACTCTGTTGTACTTCCTGTTGTTAATTTGCAGTGAGAATAAAATGTGTCTGACATAACCAGatgtaattataaaattaatatcaaaatgtGAGTTTGCAACAGAATCTTTGAACTGTAAAgcttctttgttgtttgtttctaaatgtcATTTGTAAATTCAAGAGCTCTTGTCACtccaggccagcagggggccctAAGCAGTGACAACATTTGCTAATCCAATTGAACCTTCGCTGTAATTATAGCACAGCATTACTGGcgtaatgattaaaaaaataataattaatgcaCTTCGTTTAGGAAATTCAGCGATAATGAACCAGAATCAAAAATGAAGCTGAAATAGCCACAAATCCGTGcttcaaaatccaaaatggctgccaactACAACATATCAAAACCAGGGATAACTGcagaattacaatatatttatGAAAGTTTTTTGTATCTCATTAAAGGAGCTACATACAGTACAGTGCAAGATTTAAACATGTTGCTTCAAATAtataaaggcagaaaaaaagattgttaAAGATTTATATTGGTACTAATATGATTCTGGTCTCTGAGAATAGCATAATCAGATCACATTTGTAAACACTGTAAAGACATggctgacaaaaaataaatgaatttgaaggaaaacaattttttattacatttatttcattagaAGAGATTTACAGTAACAGACAAACTGAGTGAAACAGCGTCTCGTCGTTATCATGGCGCTAATAGCAAGAGCTAATTTGTAGCACTCATCCCTAGATGGGTTAGGGACAAACTAGTTGTTTGAAAACTGCAAACTGTATTTACAGAAGCCCAATGATGAAATAATTGACAGAGTTAACAACACATACAGCagagagattaaaaataaaacgcatTAAACGTGATTACAGCGCTGGTTTTGACAGAGTTTTGGTTTGTGTTCTGAACATGTTGAAACTCTTCAGTTAAAAACTACAGCCTGATAAAAATACATAACTGATTGTGAAGTTGtcatgtttcaaaatgaaatcttttttttcagatccagcaaataaaaaaggtaaaatcaAACTGAAGTTAATTTACTTTAGAgttctgtctgtgtttcattCAGCCACGTCTACATCTGACTGATATAttaataactaaaacaaaagctcagtttataaaactttttattctttaaaccTTTATGTAAATCAATATTCTACATTTTCAACAATCTCAGGAATTATTGTTGAattaactattttaaataaataatgcttaaaaatataaattatagaCATATTATAAATATACTTATATATTTCAATAACCATGCCTAATATTTGGCTAACAATTATTGATtagtaattaaaaatacaactgtACATTTTGTGTACTTcctatataaaatattttaagatctcatgtaaaactcaaattaatattcagtaaataccaaaaacattcaaagtggATTTACATCAGTAGATCTTAAGACAATTAATTAATTCCTTAACCTATAATGCAGTTTATTATCAAAGCAGATATAATGTAAGTAGACTGATGGtatttttctgaacattttaacatagttgtttaaaaataaaaattgttagCTTTACAATAGTTTAACAATAATAACttcaaatatgacttcaaaatgtctgaactgagatatttcacattaaaagcagaaatgtttggaaaaatacATAAGATAAAACGTTCtggagtaaaaaataataattaaatatgtcttttgctcttttagatgttttattttctgctgatgGATTTGAAGTTTGTGAACAGAATGAATTAGGTTAATTAGGAAACAGAATACGTCTGAATcgttttatttatctgtatgTTGTAAATTTCATGTTCAGATATGTTATATGTGTGagattcagatttttcagaaaaggtTACAAGCctagtttgtatttttcttcttttgctggATGTTTTTCTTGCAGCACCGTAACTTCTCTGTTCTCTGGAGGAACATCAGAGGTAAAACCAAACTGCTGGGGAGGTTAAACCAGAAAGTGCAGATCGCAATCAAACATACGTTACTTCCTCCTAACGCATCATACGAGGTCCAAACCAGACCCCAACCCAATCTCACCAGCAGCACTGCTAGTAAGGCCACAATGGTGTAGAACGCCCTAAGCTTTGATGGGTCAACCTTTTCTTTACTCCCCGCCGGTTCTCCTGGACGCGGACGGACCAGAACGCAGAGAACAGAGAGGCAGCAGAAAGAAATGACAACCAAAGACAAAATCATGACACCGAGATCTACCAAAATAAAGGCTTCCTTCAGCGCCAGAACCGCCCCTACCAAGCACAGCACCCAGACACAACTTGTAGTGATGATTCTGAACCTGACTTCCATGTCACCTTTGACCCTCAGGTAGATGAAGGGATGGACAACAGCGAGGTAACACTCCAAACATGTCAAGATGTGAAAAAACGTCTCTCCGTACCAAGTGAACTTGCAGACTAGTATCCCCACCAACATCACGTCAGCGTCCTGCTTTATAACGGCAACATAGCCGGTGGCAAGTCCACAGACACTGATCAACTCCATGAAGGCAACGTGGCAACTGAAGTTGTCAGAGTGACTCGTTGATGCAGAGGCGGAGGTCTGCCGACACTGCTGGCTGAGACAGTGGTAGAAGAGGAAGACGCAGAGAGGGAGGATGAGGACGATGTGGAGGCCGTAGAACGCCATGAGGAAACGGGAGTTTGAGCTGGAGATGATGCACTGGACATATGAGAGGAAGAAGGATTGTGGAGGGAAGGAGTCGTTGGTCACTGATGAGTTCATCATCTAGAAGAACCAAATACAGGTTTGTTTATCAGATATTCTGAACTAGACTCATAATAATCCAGTTCTGTGTAGAATTAGATTACGgacacaaaacaatttaaaagcaatCTGGTTAGGATAGGTCTGTGGCCTATACAAAATTCATGATCGTTTTTGCACCATATCATTCATAGATAAGATTTTCATCTGCTCAGTTCAgctttgagctgttttagggtctcgtcactttaaatccaaataagctaagctaagccaaccccccccaactcaacgtttgcAACTTGTACAGGGAAATGGCTCCAAACAGATTCTCAGTTATACAGCTGCatatctttgaaaaacagaagtggagcctcctgcacaactaacaaaaatacagcaagTGGTTCCTgttggtaagtcaacaacaaaacacttattttttccagcagccattgtacagtgtaTACAGTAAGACGAGCTGACCAAATGTGATGgattgggttgctaggtaatgctcctggggttgctaggtaacagggaaGTACCTGCAGACTTGTGATGTTTCTTTCTGAAGggttttgaaacggctcattttccagacaccaaagaACATTAACGTGTTGCCAAAAACAGCTGGGTGATTTTTTTCAAAGGAAGGTGGAAGCAGTTGAGACtcaaacagaaatgcaaaaaagtgcaaaatctgaattttgcaTTAGCAGGTTCCCTTTAAAATGCAGTCTCACTCAGTTCACTTCAATGCAAAGCAGTTCAAATGTACTGTAATAaagtttatattaaaacaaatcaaacaagttCTATGATGtctataaaatgttaaaaagttatcCAGTTATCTTCATCTTCAGGATCTtctgtcctgtttgttttgggtgTTTTCCTGCCTCCAGGTAACTGATTGCAGCTGGGAAGTGGAACAATTGGGAAGCtaaatgcaaagacaaaaatgcagaaaatggaACCAGAAGGAATcctaaacagaaagaaatctaacaaaacaaatccaataCTCAAATATATGAAATAACTGAGCTCGTAGAAGGAACagagaatgaataaataataaaaatacgaatacaaaactggaaataacataatttaaataaatgtctgattATCAGGCAACACAGCCGCCTGATTAGGTAACAataatttgattcaggtgtgatgcATCAGACACTGAAATATGAACGACAGTAAATCCTGAGGaccagagttaaaaaaaacaaaaactgttctgGTTATTAAGActacaataaacatttatttgtaagaAGCCACCAGATTTTATTGTACTACTGTGATCACAGTATAAGTGATGATAGAAAAAATGAATGTATGCAACTAAATGGCACAGCaatcacaaaacagaaacagcataaatactgcattcaaaaaaacagaaattagaaaCAGGATTCTTCAGGACATCAGTTACATACAGAAGTTATTTTCATCCCCAAACTGCctttaatcatgttttaaaatgtattgatattaattcataatgttattattatagTAAAGAGAagaatttattgtatttctttgGGGTTTTctaacatcattaattggaatgtgataataaatacattttgtcacaataaaatacattttcacaccAACGATAAACGATATGATAAATGTCCACCCCTACTTTAAactgtgaatttgtttttgttttgttttttttaatttgaatataaatctacaattgaaacaaagcagga from Gambusia affinis linkage group LG18, SWU_Gaff_1.0, whole genome shotgun sequence carries:
- the LOC122820172 gene encoding uncharacterized protein LOC122820172 — translated: MMNSSVTNDSFPPQSFFLSYVQCIISSSNSRFLMAFYGLHIVLILPLCVFLFYHCLSQQCRQTSASASTSHSDNFSCHVAFMELISVCGLATGYVAVIKQDADVMLVGILVCKFTWYGETFFHILTCLECYLAVVHPFIYLRVKGDMEVRFRIITTSCVWVLCLVGAVLALKEAFILVDLGVMILSLVVISFCCLSVLCVLVRPRPGEPAGSKEKVDPSKLRAFYTIVALLAVLLVRLGWGLVWTSYDALGGSNVCLIAICTFWFNLPSSLVLPLMFLQRTEKLRCCKKNIQQKKKNTN